AATCGCCATCGGGTGCGTTAATCCAGCGCGCCAAAGCCGATAGCACACTACGGGATTCTTCGGTCGTGGACAGATTTTTGCCGCCATCGTTGAGCGATACGCGCAAAAACTGTGTTTGTAAAAAATGTTCGCCGAGGTGGGCGAAACGCGCTAGATTGCGCTTCTCTCGCCACGCTAGTGGTCGCACCACATAGAGATTGTCGTCAAGCGCGATGCGTGCGACACCATCCCGGCAATCGATATCAAATGGCCATGCGGCATCGCCATCGCGCACCACGGCGTTCTTGGCGTCGACGAAAGCCGCCATTCCGGATTATCCTGGAAACGGTAATTGACCGCTGGCAAGGTAATGTAACATTATGAATTTATATCCTCTTTAGTGATTTTTGGTGTTCACCGTTCAGGTGAGAGCGCTACATGGAGGATTACCGTTTCTCGGATTACTCTTCCCTGACGCGTGTTGCACTGAATGAATACACGGTTTCGGCATGGCCCTCTGCACTCAAACCGAACGACTTGTCTTCGAGATAACAGCTGTCGAACGAAACGCTGCGGCTGGCGTCGCCATTGCGCAGCGTGGCGCTTACGGAAAATGACGTGTTGTCCTGCAGAAATCCATCCAGTGTGGCGTTGATGGATGCGACACGCAGTCTTCCAGCAACATTCTTGGTGCCGAAGTACACCGCGATGCGCTCATCGGTGCCGATGGCGCCGACCTGCTGACGATTCTTCACAACGTTGTATTCAATCGATTGCAAACCCTCGACGGTTTCCTCGTTGATTTTTACTTCCGATGAAAATGCAGTAAATAGTTGTGCCATGCTGATGCTCCCTCAAACCGAATCAATTCTTCACAAGAATCGTGGCGTAGATGTAATCGATTGCACGCACCGGACGAATCGCAATATCGATGCGCACGATGCCATTGGCGAAGTCGGTCTGGGTCGAATACACGTTGACAAAAAACGCCGGATCTTTACCGTCAGTACTCGGCACCAGCGCGCCATCCCTTTCCATCTGAAGGAAGAGCGCGATGATTTGTTGGCGCAGTGCGTTGCGTGCTCCCTCGTTGTTGAGCAGGCCGATATATTTGTCCGAGATTGCTTTGACTTCGCGTACTGATTTATTGGCCGTGCGCTGCACATTGATTTGCCGGCCGCTGGTCAACAAACCTTTGACGACAATCGTGCCAAGCCCGCGTTTCTGGTTGATCGCCACCACGTTGCCGGTGATCAGGTGTTCCAGCTGCGAATCGGTGTAAGTTCCGGGGGGCACGCCAAGTGCCGCGACCGTTTTAAACGTCGGCGACTGAAAATAATCCTGGCGGCCGAGCAAGCCTGCAAGCGCCGCTTCAGTACCGGCTGGCGCGCTCAAAATGAAATGGTCGCTGCGCACATCGTCCGCATGGTCGAGCATCGCATCGACTTTGGGCGATTCGGTTTTTGTCACCGACCCAATGCCAATGCGATTGCGCGCCACATCCGCCATCTTCGTGCAATGCGCGACCACCAGTTTGTGTACCGATTTAATGCCGCTGTCGTCGAGTTGATTCGCGACAGATGCGATCACCAAATCCACTTCTTCGGCCGCCTCCAGATTTTCCAGCGCCGTTTGGTAGTCGTCAGCAAGCTGGGATGTCCCGCCACTCAGCGCTAGCGGCCTCGAGTTGTGCACCGGTAGCGAAGTCGCGTGGCTGCGCACGAACAGGTCATGTGCACGAATCAGGCTGGAAGTACTTGCCAATACTTCGGGCAGGTAATTGATATCGTCCGGATCCAGCGTAAGATTGTTGAACGTTTCCGCAGTGGCGCCATCTTGCGACACCACGACATTGACGACACCGGTTTTTCCGTCGATGGTCGATATGCTCTGCATAATTGCTACCGCCAGAGCGCCGCTCGCGCCGGTTGCCGGCACAATCTCGAGCAACGGGTCGCTTGCAACGCCGTCAGTCAAGGCCAGCGCCGGTCCCTTGTTGCGCCCCGCTTTAAGATTGGTGCCGGTGTTGACATCCGGCAACTGCGTGGCAGCGCCGACTATGGAGAAACCCAACAGTGGGTCGTTCAGCGCCACAAACGCGGCGAGATCCGCAAGATTGCTGTAACTCGCCGTATCCCGGCCCTCGGTGATGACATCAATGTTGACGCGGCGTGGCAATGGTGTTCCTGCAATGACAGAGGGAAGCACCGCGCCGCGCGCCACAATCACAACGTCGGGATCATTCGCCGTTGCGGCGATTAGGGCCTTGATCGTGGTAAACGGCCCCAGCGTGCGCGGCGCGCCCACGGCAGGGGTAATCACGATATTCACACTGTCTGGGCCACCGCTCGACACGTTGACGCGAATGCCAGTGCCCGCGCTGCCTGCTTGCCGTGCGGAGACTTCAATGCTGGGGGCATCGGCAGCACCGACCAACACCAGCCCGGCCTGACCATCGCTGACGACAATCGAACTGAGGTTGCCATTTTTCCCAGTCTTCTTGGCGGTGGCGAGAATGACATCCGTGGCACCCGACTGCAAGGTAGTGAACGCCGCGCGCGCCTCCACATCGGCCAGCGGCGCGCTGGCGATGGTTGCCGGCAGTGCCTTCTGAAACAGTGGGTCGATCGCAACCAGAATCCGCGAGTCGTTATTGATCCGATCAAAAAAATAATCTGGGCTGTCTTCGTTTAACCCCAGATTATTCAAGACCTCGACGACTTGGCCATTATTCAAGATTTCGAGGTTGACATATTTAATACCCTTGCCAGATAACGTCTTGATTTGTGTTACTTTCACTGAAATATTGTTGCCCCACGCACCCTCGGCGCGTGCTTCCAAAGTGACAACCTGATCGCCATCATCATCGAGCAGTGTGCGCGTTGCTTTTTGCGCGCTGCCCGGTGCCACTCGCGCAATGACCATACGCGAAACACCGTTGGCAAAGGCCTCGCGTACCTCCGGCAGGGTGTAGCGGCTGGCAGGGCCAAATAGTTCGACAAATTCGCCGAAATTACTCACTGGCGTGGGAGTAGTCGGGCCTCGATCAGTAACGCCAATAACGCCCAATATGCCCGTAGCCCCAGGCAATACAGGTGCTGGCTCGAATTCGGTTTTGACTTGAACGCCGGGAACTATTAACGCCGAGGCCATATCCATCTCCATAATAATTATATAAAAATACCGAGAACCGTTGTCGGTGCTCTTTAGGGAATATCTGAAAAAATCCCAATTTTCATGAGCGAATTGGATACTTAAGCATGAACGACAAGAAATCGGGTTAATTTCGGGTATTTCACCTTCTGAATGCTTGCCCTTGCGGGCTATTTTACGTTCCCAGATCTTTCAGGCGCTAGTGCACAATTAGCACTAACTTATACAACAGGGGCTTAAATTCAAGATTTTCGGCATGAACCACCCCTATCCCCATCCTGATTCATACACCAGCCACAATTTGCTCAGCGCGGACGGATTTCGGCATGCCGAGGTACGTGAACCGGTTGATGATCGCCACCCGAACGTGGCTCTCGGCAGCCTGCCGGTCAAACGCACGGGAGAACAGGTGACCGCCCAATTGTTTGAGCCGATACATCATGTTTTCGGCAATGCTGCGTCGGTGGTAAGCGGAATCCTCCTTCCAGCCGGCGCGACCCCTGGATTGGATCTCAGCCAGGAGGGCATCCCGGGGATGGTCGTTTCCCCAGGTCACCGCATCCTCACGTGGAGCAATTGTCGCCTTGGCATCCCGCTCGCGGATTGCAGCATGGGTGCCTGCGGTGGCGTAGGCGCCATCGGCAGCGACTTGGGAGACTTCACCCTCGACTTGCGCCAACAGGTCAGGAAAAACGTCGCTGTCGTGCCAGTCGACGCTAGTCACCTCAATGCCAATGATGTCTTTGGCCGTTTCATCAACCACCAGGTGAATCTTGCGCCAGGTGCGGCGCTTGCCATCCCCTTGCGAGCGGACTTGCCATTCGCCTTCGCCGAATATCTTCAGGCCTGTGGCGTCGACCATCACATGGGTGGCCCCGGTTCTCGGGCGCCGGGGTATCTGCACTTCCAGCGTGGCTGCCCGGCGCGACATGTGGGTGTGATCCGGCACCGGCAAATCCAGCGCAGACAAACGCATCAACGACTTGAGCAGGCCTTCGGTGGCCCGGTAGGGCAGACGGAACAGGGCTTTGAGCGTCAGGCAGGTCTGGATCGCCAGGTCCGAGTAAGTCCCCGGCTTGCCGCGCCCGACCGGTCGCGGCGGCGTCCAACTCTGGGCGATGCTGGCTTGGTCAAACCAGATCGTCAGGTTGCCGCGATTGACCAGCGCTCGATCGGTTTCCGCCCAGTTCTTTACCTGGTAGCGGTATTTCGGCTGTGCCGTGCGCTCGTCTCTCTGGGTTCTTGCAGCCATCTGTATCTCTCTCGCTCGTCAAAAACTCGCCACACGGCGAACTATGACATTATATTGCTCCAATGCCGATCTTTCATGGCAATCATCTCCTTTGGCCCTGCTCAACAATTGAGCAGAAAGGTTAGTCACCCTGAGTAATTTTCAAAGCGCACTACTCAAACTATCTGGGTCCTATTCAACACGCGACAACACGCGTGCCCCATCAGTTTCCTAGGCCGACGCCATGTCTGGTTCGGCGCAACCCATCCCCACCCCGTCAGTCGGGGCCGCACCCCAGACCTCGCGACAAATCGCAGCGAAGCGTGCAGAACCGAATCATGCCGGCCTCGACGCTCATCAATCCCGTTAAAAAATCCGGGTACAAAAACTCTACCTCATCTGGGCCTTGTAGTACAAGGCTTTCCGGGCAGAAAATGGCTCCCTTCGCCAGGATATTTCAATTGCATGCAAACGACCCTGCAAGAACGCCACTTTTCTCAATGAAATCAACAACCGGCCCAATCAGGGTGGCACAGCGTCAGTGTTCGGTCGCCGCACTGGACGTGCACAGTTTGCGGTGGCCAGCGCGCAGGTTGAAGAATGAGCCAGGGCAATCGCATTTACTTCTTGAGGAGAGAGGCCGAGCAATGAGGCCCGATATTTTGGGAGTCGATCTGCGGTTTTTCAGCGGGAGCGCAAACTGCGCTTGGGGTACTGAGTATCTTGGCGTAGCAACGCAATGGCGAACTTGCGCAGGGTGGCGAAGTTATGCGGCGCGTGGTCTTTGCGGACACGGCAGTTGTCCTCTCGAAACGTGACATCGAGCACCCAATGCAGGCTGTTCTCGATACCTCAATGACTGCGTGCTGCGTTGGCAAAAGACGCTGCGGAGGTGACGCCCTTGCTGCCGATGTAGAAGGCGCGCTCCTTGGAAAGCGTGCCGTTGATGTCCCGCTGTCGCTCGATCATGCCGACGCCAGCGAGTTTTGGCCAGTGTGTCTGGAACTTCTTGTCCAGCCAGGACAGGTTCGTGACCCACATCGCCCGTCGGGCTTCGATGCGGCCATGGTTCTTCTCGACAGATTGGAATCGATCAACCGGCAGCGTGCCGAAGCCGGCTGTCTCGCCATCAGAAAAGAACTCTCGCAAGGCATTCGCCAAGGTTTCCTGATTATCCTTGACGGCCAGCAGATAATTCCCGCCCTCGTCGAGAATCTTCCGGGCAATCTCGGTCTGGCAACCGATGGCATCAATCGTCACGATGCATCTCTTGAGGGTCAGTGTGTCGAGCAGCGCCTTGATGGCGGGTATCTCGTTGCCCTTGCCACGGGTATGCTCCTGGGCCAGACACAAGCCGCTGGCAGTGGCGTAAGCGCTGATCGTGTGCAGCGCGCTGTTATGGCCATCCCGGGAACCACAGGCGGTCTTGCCGTCGATGGCGACTACCCCCGCCACAACGCCGATGAGGCCGCTGATCCATTCACGGAAACAGGTCTCGAATACTTGGGCATCCAGCAGGCGGAATACCCGGCCAAAAGTGTCATGGGACGGTGTGCCGTGCTCAAGAACCAGGTGCTGCTTCAGCCAAGCCTCGTTGTCCTCGACCCATTCGGCGACATCCACCCAACTATCCGCTTCGCACAACACTGCGCACAGCGCCATCAGGATCATTTCCGTCAGATCGTGCCACTGCGCAGGCCCGGTGCGAGGATCATCCAGACCAACAAATACTTCCGCCAGTGTCATTTCCATTCCCGACAAAAGTCGAGAGTAGACCTGATTCCGACCGAGTCCACAAGCCCCCGTCATAACTCACTGACACTAAACAACTTTCCAGCAGGGTTTACGATATCTGCGTATGCAATAGCCCTGAAGAATGAGCTTCCCTCTGTTTTTCGTCTTCCAACTCATTGGCATTATGCCGCCAATTGCTGCTCATGCTGAGTCATAATCCAGTCTTCTAGGAATTTCATGGGCAAAGCGTAGCCGAGCGTGGAATGACGACGTCTGCGGTTGTCCCCCAAAAGGACTTCCTTCAGGGGGTAGAACGGTTGGATGTAGTCGAACAGATCGGCTTGCACTTCGGCCCGCGTGCTGTAGCGGGTGCCATGCACCCGCTCATTTTTCAGACTGTTGAAGAAGCTCTCGGTCGGCGCGTTGTCCCAGCAGTTGCCCTTGCGGCTCATCGAACAGACCATCCCGTGGGCTTTCAGCCGCGCCTGAAAGGCGTGGCTTGCATACTGGCTTCCTCGGTCGGAGTGATGGATCAGGCCCGGTGCCGGTTTTTTGTGGAACCAGGCCATGGTCACCCGAGTTCGACAGCCAGAAGCGCAAGTCATTGACTATGCGAGGGATGCATATTTGAAATTGGCACTACAAGCGTTTTGTTGAGGGTTCCGGGAGGTCGATGGTTTCGAAGAGATCCTTTTGTTCCGGCGTGATGGCCGACAGCCCTGAGGCCGACTGACGTTGATGCAAGGTAATCTGATGAAACTGAATCCGGCGCACGATCTCCAAGGCTCGCTCGGGTGTGAGCCGCATGTCCGGTACGCCTGGGGCATCTTCAGGGGCGAACCACACCCGTTTAGGGTCACCCGCGAGCACAAGCATAATCCGCTGCAAACCTTCGCCTATCTTGGCGTGACAGTTCTGATCAATCCGCTGATCTGAATTTCCGGTCTCGCCTATCTTTACTACAACGAACTCGAAACTGCCGGGATGGCGCTCGATCTCGGCACGATCGCCCTGCTCCATACCATCGGCGCCTTCTTGATGCTCGCCTTCCTGATCGGCCACATCTACGTCATCACGACCAGGCATACGGTCGGTGCCCACTTCAAGGCTATGGTTGCCGGCTGGGATGAGGGTGAAGAGCGCCACTGATCGCATATCGTGCATTCCGGTAGCGCCACAATACGCCGGATTGACTTCTGGCAGTGGCGCCGGGATACTTGCCTGAGCGGCGCTGCAATTGCCTTTCCCGAAACTCTGGAACTGATACGCGAGGTACCCGAATGCTGATCAAGAACGACCAGTCGATATTGCTGCTGATCGACTTGCAGGAGAAACTTGCTCCCGCCATCGAGGATATCGATGCGGTCATTCGTCACAACCTGTGGCTGGTTGACGTCGCGGGGCGCCTTTCGGTGCCGGTCGGTGCAACTGTTCAGTATCCGTCCGGACTCGGACCGCTCGTCCCGGAACTCAGCTCCCGCATTCAGCCCGATCGCATCGTCGAGAAGCTGCATTTCTCGGCCGTCGCCGACAACCGCCTGGGGTCGCTACCCGACATTTCCCGCCGCCAGATCGTTCTGACCGGTACGGAAACGCATGTCTGCGTTCTGCAGACGGCACTTGATCTGCTGGCTCTGGGCAAGGAGGTATTTGTCGTTGCCGAGGCGGTCGGCTCGCGCCGCGCGTCCGACAAGGAACTTGGGCTGGCGCGCCTGCGTCAGGAGGGATGCCGCATCGTTTCGCGCGAGATGGTTGCCTTCGAGTGGCTGCACCAGGCTGGAACTGATATGTTCAGACAGATCAGCCGCGAGTTCCTGCGCTGAGAATTTCAATCTCTGTCGCCGGAGCTACCGCAGTTTGTCTTGCTGTAAAAAAGGGCGCTTGTCGCGCCCCAGAGTTAACCCTCGATCTGATCAGATCACAGGATGGCCGTGTGCTCCACTTGCTGACTTCCACTCGGTTCGTAAACCACGTGCGGACGACCAACCAGTAGTGGATCGACAGGCCCGATAGCCGCAACGTCCTTACCGGCATAGTCTATCTTGTGCAGCACGAAACGCATGGCGTTGAGACGCGCGCGCTTCTTACAATCGGATTTGACCACCGTCCATGGTGCTTCAGTGGTGTCGGTATGGAAGAACATCGCCTCCTTGGCTTTGGTGTAATCGTCCCACTTGTCGAGCGAAGCCAGATCGATCGGCGACAGCTTCCACTGCTTGAGCGGGTGAACCTCGCGCTCCTTGAAGCGGCGACGCTGTTCCTTGCGGCTCACCGAGAACCAGAACTTCATCAGATGAATGCCGCTACGCACCAAAGTGCGTTCGAATTCAGGTGTCTGGCGCATGAACTCGCGGTATTCCTCCTCGTTGCAGAAACCCATCACACGCTCGACGCCGCCCCGATTGTACCATGATCGATCCATGAAAATGATCTCACCGGCCGTCGGCAGGTGCCTCACGTAACGCTGGAAGTACCACTGGCCACGCTCCTCCGTCGTCGGCTTCTCCAGCGCGACAACGCGCCCACCGCGCGGGTTGAGGTTCTCGGTAAAGCGTTTGATGGAACCACCCTTGCCAGCCGCATCACGCCCCTCGAAGATGATGACCATGCGTTGGCCGGATTCCTTGACCCAGTTCTGCAGCTTAACCAGTTCGACCTGCAGACGATACTTCTGCTTCTCGTAGGCCTTGCGCGACATCAGGTTGCGATAGGGGTAGGAATTGTTGTCCCGCCAGCCGCTTGCCAGTTCGTCGTCCGGACTGGTCGGCAACTTCCATGCCGGCGCTTCGTCCTTGCCGAGCAGCGCCTTGCGCAGAGCCACCGCGTCATCCGGCGACGCGCCCGTCATAATCGCTTCCAGGGACTTGGCCAGTGCGACCGTATCACCGGGAGGAGCATGAGCAATGATGTCTTTCAGGGCAACGGTCTTTTGCTCGACCGCAGCGCTGACAGCCTCGGCCACGTCATAGGCCTCCATCGCTTCGGGAGTGTGCGCCGGCGCAATGTCGCCAGCCGCAGCCCTGCGTGGCTGCGCCGCACGGGGCGTGGCGACGCGTGCCTTGAGCACCACCGGCTTGGCGGCCGGTGAATCGGCACTCCCGGCAGGTTTGGCGGCGGCAACCGCTTTGCTTTTTGTACCCGGTTCGGGCGTCGAAGTCTTCTTGTCCATCTAACTTCCTCCAGTATGGTATGTGATCCGTTGTGAAAATCTTGAGTTCAGATTGCTGACTGACGAAACTTCGTCATAATAGACCCGACATGCTGGGCGCTTCAACCACTTGCAGGCAATTGGCCACTGTTTTTCTGAACTTTTTCGCTTCCCTGCGGCATGTGCGATAGACGCCCGCCCGCGATCATTCTCTTGACAAGGGCGGTTCCAAGTGGCGTTGGCGCAATGTAATGTCATAGCTTGCCGGGTAGCGGAATTTTGATGAGGCGGATTCAACTCTGAAATGCAACAGGGTAATGACGGGAGTGTAGCTGACTCATGAAGAGGTCGTGAGGTGTATTGTAGTCAAGGCATTTTCGAGGTCGGTGATTGAGACGGAGCCTGGCAAGTCCGATATTTTTTCGGAGATGCCATCAAAGCTCATTTTCTTGGGGAAGAACTGCCGAATGAGGCCGTTCATATTCTCGTTGGCCCCGCGTTCCCAAGAAGCATAGGGTGGGCGAAGTAGCAATCAGCCTGGAGTTGCTCGGCAAATCGCTGATGCTGGGCAAACTCCTTCCCGTTATCCGTCGTCAGTGTGTGGACAGCGTTCGCGAAAGGCATCAGCAGGGAAATCATCGCATCTGAGACTAAAGTGGATCCCTGAGTCAAGACAGATTTCATCCGGGTTTAAGCTGTAGCCATTGCTCACATGCAGCGAAATGGCGCTGTCCCGGTTTTGCTTTTGCTTTGGTTGTTGCCGTTGCCTCTGATCTTGCGTCTGTGGGGGAGAAATCCCCTGTTCCGCTACGCTCCACAGGGGATTTCTCCCCCGCGCGCGGAAATTTATCCACAATCAATGCCCCGCCACCGACAGCGGTTCGATGCACGACGTCGGGTGTATTTTGTCCCAAGGACTGGTGCGGACGTTCGCCGTTGTAGAAGACAAAGTACTCGGTCAGTCCAACCAGCAACTCGCCCATCGTGGCATAGCCCTTCAGATACACATCCTCATGCTTGACGCTACGCCAGAGCCGTTCGACAAAGATGTTGTCGAATGCCCGTCCGCGCCCATCCATGCTGATGACAACCCTTTCGCGCTTCAGCACGCCGGTGAAGGCCGCGCTGGTGAACTGTGAGCCTTGATCGCTGTTGAAGACTTCGGGCCTGCCGTGGTTACGCAAGGCGTCCTCCAGGCAATCGACACAGAATACCGCTTCCATGCTGTTGTTGATCCGCCAACTGAGCACCCGGCGTGAGTACCAGTCGATGATGGCTAGCAGGTAGGTGAAGCCATGCGCCAACCGAATGTAGGTGATATCCGTGCTCCAGACCTGGTTGGACCTGACAACGGGGACTCCGCGCAGCAGATAGGGGTAGATTTTGTGTTCCGGGCGTGGGCGGCTGGTGTTGGGGCCCGGCGCCATGCCTGCCAACCCCATCTGCCGCATTAGACGTTGGACCCGCTTGCGATTGACGATGTGGCCAGCGACCTTGAGGAATACGACCATCTTGCGGCTGCCGTAGAACGGCCGCCGTGTGTACTCCTCATCGATCAGACGACCGAGCAGCAGATCGCTTTCATCGACCGGCTTGGGCTTTTTCTGCGCATAAACCGTGGCGCGGGATACGCCCGCCAGAACACACTGCTGGACCACGGTGGCCTCATCTCCTTTGCCAATCCACGATTGCCGCATCATGACAGGCTCATCCCGGACTTTTTTTGAGCCAATCCAACTCCATCTTCAGTTTGCCAATTTCGCTGTACAGCAATTCCGGCTCCCGGTGAGCGGCCAGCGGCTTCGGGCCTCGTTTGCCTTCAAACAATGTCTTGGCTTGTTCCTGAATCTCCCTCTTCCACTGCCCGACCTGCACCGGATGAACACCGTACTCCTGACCAATCTCATTGATCGTCTTCATCCCTCGCACGGCCTCCAGCCCTACCTTCGCCTTGAATTCGGGCGAATGGACCTTCCTCTTCTTCACTTCTTGCATCACTTCTCATCCCTCATGACAGCGCACAGCTTAAACCGTTGTCTTAAAATGGGGACCACTATAGGGCTCCAGGTTTCCGCCAACTAGGTCTCGACAAAAATCCATGTCAGATCAGAATGGCGCTAAGTTAAGCCCATTCAGTGGAAAAGCCGTTCATGCCATAAAGATAAATGAGATAATTCGGCATGAAAAACGGCACGCTCCATCTCCCTGGATTTCACCTATCGACGCTGCGCCGCAAGCCACGCTCTGGCGCGCAAAAGCTGGCTGACGAAAAGATTCGGATTCGCCGGCATACGATCAGCCAACTGGGGGAGTGTTTTGGTTCCTTCATTCCGACCCGCGAACTGGGGAAGGAGAAGGTGGGTAATTTCAGTCGGCGTCGGATATTCAGCAAGGAGAACACCTTCTGGGGGTTTTTCACCCAGATTCTCGACGCCGACGGCGGTTGCCGGGAAGTGGTTCGCAAAGTTCAGGCGT
This window of the Candidatus Dechloromonas phosphoritropha genome carries:
- a CDS encoding IS5 family transposase codes for the protein MAARTQRDERTAQPKYRYQVKNWAETDRALVNRGNLTIWFDQASIAQSWTPPRPVGRGKPGTYSDLAIQTCLTLKALFRLPYRATEGLLKSLMRLSALDLPVPDHTHMSRRAATLEVQIPRRPRTGATHVMVDATGLKIFGEGEWQVRSQGDGKRRTWRKIHLVVDETAKDIIGIEVTSVDWHDSDVFPDLLAQVEGEVSQVAADGAYATAGTHAAIRERDAKATIAPREDAVTWGNDHPRDALLAEIQSRGRAGWKEDSAYHRRSIAENMMYRLKQLGGHLFSRAFDRQAAESHVRVAIINRFTYLGMPKSVRAEQIVAGV
- a CDS encoding ISAs1 family transposase: MTLAEVFVGLDDPRTGPAQWHDLTEMILMALCAVLCEADSWVDVAEWVEDNEAWLKQHLVLEHGTPSHDTFGRVFRLLDAQVFETCFREWISGLIGVVAGVVAIDGKTACGSRDGHNSALHTISAYATASGLCLAQEHTRGKGNEIPAIKALLDTLTLKRCIVTIDAIGCQTEIARKILDEGGNYLLAVKDNQETLANALREFFSDGETAGFGTLPVDRFQSVEKNHGRIEARRAMWVTNLSWLDKKFQTHWPKLAGVGMIERQRDINGTLSKERAFYIGSKGVTSAASFANAARSH
- the ppk2 gene encoding polyphosphate kinase 2; this translates as MDKKTSTPEPGTKSKAVAAAKPAGSADSPAAKPVVLKARVATPRAAQPRRAAAGDIAPAHTPEAMEAYDVAEAVSAAVEQKTVALKDIIAHAPPGDTVALAKSLEAIMTGASPDDAVALRKALLGKDEAPAWKLPTSPDDELASGWRDNNSYPYRNLMSRKAYEKQKYRLQVELVKLQNWVKESGQRMVIIFEGRDAAGKGGSIKRFTENLNPRGGRVVALEKPTTEERGQWYFQRYVRHLPTAGEIIFMDRSWYNRGGVERVMGFCNEEEYREFMRQTPEFERTLVRSGIHLMKFWFSVSRKEQRRRFKEREVHPLKQWKLSPIDLASLDKWDDYTKAKEAMFFHTDTTEAPWTVVKSDCKKRARLNAMRFVLHKIDYAGKDVAAIGPVDPLLVGRPHVVYEPSGSQQVEHTAIL
- a CDS encoding hydrolase, producing MLIKNDQSILLLIDLQEKLAPAIEDIDAVIRHNLWLVDVAGRLSVPVGATVQYPSGLGPLVPELSSRIQPDRIVEKLHFSAVADNRLGSLPDISRRQIVLTGTETHVCVLQTALDLLALGKEVFVVAEAVGSRRASDKELGLARLRQEGCRIVSREMVAFEWLHQAGTDMFRQISREFLR